A single window of Paenibacillus sp. SYP-B4298 DNA harbors:
- a CDS encoding DUF262 domain-containing protein has translation MLLENENLDFSNTSNGGHSLTEEEINEKYQRGEMRIITEQGRYPLQNIKEILSKNMKFNPEYQRRRIWTNVQKSRLIESFIINIPVPPVFLYEIDFSKYEVMDGLQRLSTLYDFYDNKFALIGLEVWPELIGKTYSQLPEKIQQGIDRRYISTIVILNESAKDVTEAQIMKKYVFERLNTGGTKLTDQETRNALYDGNFNTLCMKIARENDNFHRLWKIRPFVEEELIRIVDNDPDEDFSEELEERNRKIYVRMEDVELVLRFFAYRQIETIPVTRVKEMLDLYLKEANQNYDDRMITQFEILFNKTIQLAEALFEDKAFLLFSKRKNGDYGWFPRPSKLVYDPIMCVLSEFVFDDEVVCKLVEKRGILIEKMEGLFKDNSTDFNGRNNNKSDVIRRKALFNTLFKSVLEDE, from the coding sequence TTGCTACTAGAAAACGAAAATCTTGACTTTTCTAATACAAGTAACGGTGGGCATAGTTTAACTGAAGAAGAGATAAATGAAAAGTATCAACGTGGAGAAATGAGAATTATTACTGAACAGGGGAGATACCCTCTTCAAAATATAAAGGAAATCCTCAGCAAGAATATGAAGTTTAACCCTGAGTACCAAAGAAGGAGAATCTGGACAAACGTTCAAAAGTCCAGACTTATTGAATCATTTATTATTAATATTCCAGTACCTCCTGTTTTCTTGTACGAGATAGATTTTTCCAAATATGAAGTGATGGACGGTTTGCAGCGGCTATCTACTTTGTATGATTTTTACGACAATAAGTTTGCCTTAATAGGTCTTGAAGTATGGCCGGAATTGATTGGAAAGACTTACAGTCAGTTGCCAGAAAAAATCCAACAAGGCATCGACCGAAGATATATCTCAACAATCGTTATACTGAATGAGAGTGCGAAAGATGTAACTGAGGCGCAAATAATGAAGAAGTATGTATTTGAACGACTGAATACTGGTGGTACAAAGTTAACAGACCAAGAAACTAGAAATGCATTATATGACGGTAATTTTAATACTTTATGTATGAAGATTGCGAGGGAAAATGATAATTTCCATAGGTTGTGGAAAATAAGGCCCTTTGTTGAAGAAGAATTAATAAGAATTGTGGATAATGATCCAGATGAGGATTTTAGTGAAGAGTTAGAAGAAAGGAATAGGAAAATTTATGTTAGAATGGAGGATGTTGAGTTAGTACTTCGTTTTTTTGCTTATAGGCAAATAGAAACAATTCCGGTTACAAGGGTGAAAGAAATGCTTGATCTTTACCTTAAAGAAGCTAATCAAAATTATGACGATAGAATGATAACCCAGTTTGAAATTTTATTTAATAAGACAATTCAATTAGCCGAAGCACTCTTTGAAGATAAAGCATTTCTGTTATTTTCAAAGAGAAAAAATGGTGACTACGGGTGGTTCCCACGCCCTTCTAAACTGGTTTACGATCCCATAATGTGTGTATTAAGTGAATTCGTGTTTGATGATGAAGTAGTTTGTAAGTTAGTCGAAAAAAGGGGGATATTGATTGAAAAAATGGAAGGGCTTTTCAAAGATAACAGCACTGATTTTAACGGAAGAAATAATAACAAAAGTGATGTGATTAGAAGAAAGGCACTTTTCAATACTTTATTTAAAAGTGTGTTAGAGGATGAGTGA
- a CDS encoding HEPN domain-containing protein translates to MQAFISENIEFQKNLDVLVKYIEFNKNNQSANYGEYRDIVYGAIINRGYTLWESFVKEIFFIYFSLKKVEFYDNNTIIEKYRINELPGFLFEQALFDKQQEKISFQLNKSILTFTSKNIDMSELAKLFKRVDLDVQAELNNNLELKHAVLTFDVAFENGLLEENKPTQALKRLIQERNLVSHYAHIDQFQSIDILLEWVKYYKLLGKILSKVICLEYVRTIETDKKEVGECKNVLSNNLILLDTAPQVEIKMSTKIYIYNSSNKLIDIVIPKSFMVENKVVETVPEMSKAGIKVESVFDSGLKYSEGHKYYIMANVF, encoded by the coding sequence ATGCAAGCATTCATCTCAGAGAATATTGAGTTCCAAAAAAATCTAGATGTCTTAGTTAAGTATATTGAATTTAATAAGAATAATCAGAGCGCTAATTATGGGGAATATAGAGATATTGTCTATGGTGCTATTATAAATAGAGGGTACACTCTATGGGAAAGTTTTGTGAAAGAGATCTTCTTTATTTATTTTTCTTTGAAAAAAGTAGAGTTTTATGATAATAACACTATTATTGAAAAGTATAGAATAAATGAGTTGCCTGGTTTTCTTTTTGAGCAAGCTTTATTTGATAAACAACAAGAAAAGATATCATTTCAGTTAAATAAGAGTATCTTAACCTTTACCAGTAAGAATATTGATATGTCTGAGTTAGCGAAACTATTTAAACGGGTGGATTTGGATGTACAAGCTGAGCTAAATAACAATTTAGAATTAAAACATGCTGTTTTAACGTTTGATGTAGCATTTGAAAATGGACTATTAGAAGAAAATAAACCAACGCAAGCATTAAAAAGACTAATTCAAGAAAGGAATCTAGTCTCACATTATGCTCACATAGATCAGTTTCAGAGTATAGACATTTTGTTGGAGTGGGTTAAATATTATAAACTTTTAGGGAAAATTCTTTCAAAGGTAATATGTTTAGAGTATGTAAGAACAATCGAAACTGATAAAAAAGAAGTTGGTGAGTGTAAAAATGTTTTATCTAATAACTTAATTTTGTTAGATACAGCTCCTCAAGTTGAAATAAAAATGAGCACTAAGATATATATATATAATTCCAGTAATAAGCTAATCGATATTGTTATACCAAAATCGTTTATGGTTGAAAATAAGGTTGTTGAAACTGTACCGGAGATGAGTAAAGCAGGCATAAAAGTTGAAAGTGTTTTTGATTCGGGGTTAAAGTATAGTGAAGGACATAAATACTATATCATGGCTAATGTGTTTTGA